Proteins from one Porites lutea chromosome 3, jaPorLute2.1, whole genome shotgun sequence genomic window:
- the LOC140929497 gene encoding uncharacterized protein yields MALSRSSNNVMYWTEQHNIILCREVVFENPYLYKKGSPQRSETWKEIVDVLNKCASPQFNVDHRAIRDHINVLVNKYKKKIRAEERASGISSDEPSELDELIQQIIALEESAPTDTCSKDKADKAKAEDVRMKAMERLSQTKKRASEEAEEGEDKPKRTRRKTGDAMEFLKERAQQSAEIREKELELEKGRQEQQLKVQQQQADMLKLMHQQQLQNQQQQQQFQQQQQQFQQQQMLMMQQVMGVMSKMLNK; encoded by the exons ATGGCGTTGAGCAGATCTTCAAA CAATGTTATGTACTGGACTGAACAGCACAATATTATACTGTGCAGAGAAGTAGTGTTTGAAAATCCCTACTTATACAAAAAGGGGTCTCCCCAGCGCAGTGAAACTTGGAAGGAAATTGTAGATGTTCTAAACAAATGTGCTTCTCCGCAATTTAATGTTGACCACAGAGCCATCCGGGACCACATCAATGTCTTGGTAAacaagtacaagaaaaaaattagagCTGAAGAAAGAGCGTCAGGAATATCCTCAGATGAGCCAAGTGAACTAGATGAGCTAATACAGCAAATTATTGCACTTGAAGAGAGTGCTCCCACAGATACATGTAGTAAGGATAAAGCTGACAAAGCTAAAGCAGAGGATGTAAGAATGAAAGCTATGGAAAGGCTTTCCCAAACCAAAAAAAGGGCGTCAGAGGAAGCCGAAGAGGGTGAGGACAAACCAAAACgaacaagaagaaaaactgGAGATGCCATGGAGTTTCTAAAGGAAAGAGCACAGCAGAGTGCAGAAATTAGAGAAAAGGAACTTGAGCTGGAAAAGGGAAGACAGGAACAACAACTTAAAGTCCAACAACAACAGGCTGATATGCTGAAGCTAATGCACCAGCAACAACTGCAAAAtcaacagcaacagcagcagtttcagcaacaacagcaacagttCCAGCAGCAACAAATGCTCATGATGCAGCAGGTCATGGGCGTCATGAGTAAAATGCTTAACAAGTAG